From Staphylothermus hellenicus DSM 12710, a single genomic window includes:
- a CDS encoding AAA family ATPase → MQNTLSNKDFDPGFASSISRKIIENASKIIVGKKDVIRYILISIYAGGHILLEGVPGVAKTLIAKTIARSLSLSYSRIQATPDLLPSDIIGTLVFDPRVNDFRPRKGPIFANIVLFDEINRASPRTQSALLEAMQEKQVTIEGITFKLPEPFIVIATMNPIEMEGTFPLPEAQLDRFLLKIIVSYPDTDEEKEVLRRIHYIEKFNILPVTSAEEILAIKAMLPKVNVSEELIDYIVSIVKKTREHPHVRLGGSPRASISLLLTSKANALIDGRSYVIPDDIKFVAKPVLRHRIILRPEAEFEGITTDQIIEDILNETPVPTPGVQS, encoded by the coding sequence ATGCAAAATACCTTATCAAATAAAGATTTTGATCCCGGTTTTGCATCAAGTATATCTAGGAAAATAATAGAGAATGCATCGAAGATTATTGTTGGTAAAAAAGATGTTATACGGTACATCTTAATATCAATATATGCTGGGGGACACATATTATTAGAGGGGGTTCCAGGCGTAGCTAAGACTCTTATTGCTAAAACAATTGCTAGATCTCTTAGCTTATCATATTCAAGAATACAAGCAACCCCGGATCTTTTGCCAAGCGATATTATTGGAACTCTAGTGTTTGATCCTAGAGTTAATGATTTCAGGCCTCGTAAAGGCCCAATATTTGCTAACATAGTATTGTTTGATGAAATAAATAGAGCAAGCCCTAGAACCCAGTCAGCATTATTAGAAGCAATGCAGGAGAAACAAGTTACTATAGAAGGGATAACTTTTAAGCTTCCCGAACCCTTCATTGTAATTGCAACTATGAACCCTATAGAGATGGAAGGCACCTTTCCACTGCCTGAAGCCCAGCTGGATAGGTTTCTCTTAAAAATAATTGTTTCATATCCCGATACTGATGAGGAAAAAGAAGTTCTTAGAAGAATACATTATATTGAAAAATTCAATATTTTACCTGTTACATCGGCTGAGGAAATACTAGCAATAAAGGCTATGCTTCCAAAAGTTAATGTTAGCGAAGAATTAATAGATTATATTGTAAGCATAGTTAAGAAAACACGTGAACACCCACATGTACGTTTAGGTGGTTCACCAAGAGCTTCAATAAGCTTATTATTAACAAGTAAGGCTAATGCATTAATTGATGGAAGATCATATGTTATTCCAGACGATATTAAATTTGTTGCCAAACCCGTTCTCAGGCACCGTATAATATTGAGGCCTGAAGCTGAATTTGAAGGTATAACAACGGATCAAATAATTGAAGATATATTAAACGAAACACCTGTCCCAACACCAGGTGTGCAGAGCTAA
- a CDS encoding DUF4350 domain-containing protein, which translates to MRLKLFIIFLLIIGLLAAFYIPGITIKVEASLYVGTCSPLSLDWSGTSILVQRLRNEGYNVVIVNKNSELINELNRGGLLLIIGPDKSLSANNTDLDLIEKYFLNGKINIAVLDENITSNNLLHRFHIHVNGTMILDMMLTQDPQYPLTIIKSLDNETKYVRLNWASFIVNDTRINRPVNIISITYGILDLNSNGKIDDEEIAYFIKTREKTGFNEWITGIIIVYPRSKLFVMSDSSPLINTELGRNLTVSEIIYNYVKQLSDEKSKRVIIPNYLYRRKNIQQTIPFHSSILFLLFANFLEQADQFIDAIISQYSILGPIALLLTILGLIGLMKSVFDLKELVEFKHEKVREYKIIIETIITANLLDKKFLKNREKILIKRYWKLLRQAFIIVKNFDLEEVLASKSYDKLRLLGIVDRKKFKKLLWLYRVYLKINGKSRLPIVFNWRRTMIKYVLLVEDLLNLLGYTILKKEGFRDAKYLIK; encoded by the coding sequence TTGAGGCTTAAGCTATTCATAATTTTTCTTTTAATAATAGGATTACTAGCAGCGTTCTACATACCTGGAATCACTATAAAAGTAGAGGCTTCACTATATGTTGGAACCTGTAGTCCTCTATCCCTTGACTGGTCCGGCACAAGCATACTTGTTCAAAGACTTAGAAATGAAGGATACAATGTTGTAATAGTTAACAAAAATAGTGAATTAATAAATGAGCTGAACAGGGGAGGATTGCTCCTTATTATAGGTCCTGATAAATCATTATCAGCAAATAATACAGATCTTGATTTAATAGAGAAATATTTCCTTAACGGAAAAATAAATATTGCCGTACTAGATGAAAACATTACCAGCAACAATTTACTGCATAGATTCCATATACATGTAAATGGAACAATGATCCTAGATATGATGTTAACTCAAGATCCCCAATATCCATTAACAATAATAAAATCTCTAGATAACGAGACGAAATATGTACGTCTTAATTGGGCTAGTTTCATCGTTAATGATACTAGAATAAATAGACCTGTAAACATTATTTCTATCACATACGGTATTCTCGATCTAAACTCTAATGGTAAAATCGATGATGAAGAAATAGCATATTTTATTAAAACCCGTGAAAAAACTGGATTTAATGAATGGATAACAGGAATTATTATAGTATATCCTAGATCTAAACTATTCGTGATGAGTGATAGTTCTCCATTAATAAATACTGAGCTAGGCCGAAACTTAACTGTTTCAGAAATTATATATAACTATGTGAAACAATTATCTGATGAAAAAAGTAAACGAGTAATTATTCCTAATTATTTATATCGTAGAAAAAATATTCAGCAAACAATACCTTTCCATTCAAGCATACTTTTCCTATTGTTTGCTAATTTCCTTGAACAAGCTGATCAATTCATAGATGCAATCATATCACAATACAGCATTCTAGGCCCTATCGCATTATTATTAACTATATTAGGCTTGATCGGCCTGATGAAGTCTGTATTTGATCTTAAAGAATTAGTAGAGTTTAAACACGAGAAAGTCAGGGAATATAAGATCATTATTGAGACTATTATAACAGCTAACCTCTTAGATAAAAAGTTTCTGAAGAATAGGGAGAAAATACTAATAAAAAGATATTGGAAATTATTGAGACAAGCATTTATTATTGTTAAGAATTTTGATCTCGAAGAAGTTTTGGCTAGTAAATCCTATGATAAACTACGATTACTTGGCATAGTTGATCGGAAGAAATTTAAAAAACTATTATGGCTGTACCGGGTATACTTAAAGATTAATGGTAAAAGCCGTTTACCCATAGTGTTTAATTGGAGAAGAACGATGATTAAATATGTTTTATTAGTTGAGGATTTACTAAACCTACTTGGATATACAATACTTAAGAAGGAAGGGTTCAGGGATGCAAAATACCTTATCAAATAA
- a CDS encoding DUF58 domain-containing protein — MRESGISATSNLYVLLGLAGLLASLDIWLNKTITAYTLYIVGIVIAIILGTRLLVELSARQIYRLEIRREFLDPLVEKNKVRIKIVFRNNSSIPLFYVSINDLYPSLFKLVEGSNTVSATLLPYSGFEYEYIVETILGKHTFHGLEIIVKDPLGLFNYKTTIDPEKKIVNIKPKPAAFPRRVLSVWTRRGLGMGKARMRGLGQEFYELREYFPGDDYRLIDWKSFARLRKLYVKEFEREANLSVVFVIDVSPDSMRGIIGSTPLEDMARISAGLSKILLERGDWVGVVIRGGKIVRSGYGRGRIHFTRIINSLSNIDWDIKEPGISLGELILNEASKLPRRAKTLFFVLTTLLNKYEADELINASSKLRSLGHLVFIVQLIPELYEEKYLKGLESAIFSGLTLDRYVLSKQIREYLGRRGVKVVSVGPDDIYVMIYRLIESYRAVIV; from the coding sequence ATGCGTGAAAGCGGCATCTCTGCAACATCTAACCTATATGTATTACTGGGTTTGGCAGGGCTCCTAGCATCTCTGGATATTTGGCTCAATAAAACTATAACGGCTTATACACTATATATTGTTGGAATTGTTATAGCGATTATTCTTGGAACAAGACTACTAGTTGAATTATCTGCTCGTCAAATATATCGATTAGAGATTAGACGAGAGTTTCTTGATCCTCTCGTCGAGAAAAATAAGGTAAGGATAAAAATTGTGTTTAGAAATAATTCAAGTATACCATTATTCTATGTTAGCATAAATGATCTATATCCAAGTCTTTTCAAGCTTGTTGAGGGAAGTAATACTGTTTCTGCAACTCTTCTTCCATATAGTGGATTTGAATATGAATACATAGTTGAAACTATTCTTGGCAAACACACCTTTCACGGCTTAGAAATTATTGTTAAGGATCCCCTTGGATTATTTAATTATAAGACCACTATTGATCCAGAGAAGAAAATAGTAAATATAAAACCTAAACCCGCAGCTTTTCCTAGGAGAGTATTGAGTGTCTGGACGAGAAGAGGGCTGGGGATGGGTAAAGCGAGGATGAGAGGGCTTGGCCAGGAATTCTATGAGCTTAGAGAATATTTTCCAGGAGATGATTATAGATTAATTGATTGGAAAAGCTTTGCTCGACTAAGAAAATTATATGTGAAAGAATTCGAGCGTGAAGCAAATCTGAGTGTAGTATTCGTTATAGATGTATCTCCTGATTCTATGAGAGGAATAATAGGTAGTACCCCTCTAGAAGATATGGCTAGAATATCTGCTGGCCTCTCAAAAATCCTATTAGAAAGAGGAGATTGGGTCGGCGTAGTTATTCGTGGCGGAAAAATAGTTAGATCAGGCTATGGCAGGGGACGCATACATTTTACTAGAATAATTAATTCCTTATCAAACATTGATTGGGACATTAAAGAACCAGGTATAAGCCTAGGTGAGCTAATATTGAATGAGGCATCAAAACTGCCTAGGAGGGCTAAGACATTATTTTTTGTTTTAACAACACTGCTCAATAAATATGAAGCTGACGAACTTATTAATGCATCAAGCAAGCTTAGAAGCTTGGGTCATCTAGTCTTTATTGTCCAATTGATTCCAGAACTATATGAGGAGAAATATTTGAAAGGATTAGAATCTGCAATATTTTCGGGCTTAACTCTTGATAGGTATGTTTTGAGTAAGCAAATACGAGAATATCTTGGGCGTCGAGGTGTTAAAGTGGTTAGTGTAGGGCCTGATGATATATATGTTATGATCTATAGGTTAATAGAGTCTTATAGGGCTGTGATAGTATGA
- a CDS encoding CARDB domain-containing protein, translating to MVEGKLLKFVEKKFSGDIIYTSAIPNTRIGGLIPSRQTIPLSLVHPKNAELEYALLDIGVLVPSQHINWRVKLNGISVTKEFKPHIMSPAGNLYFAKLVYDVTSIIKTPEGLRRRRANITFKLEGGDHIIIEQLAILALYSSSEAESTLTYYSGALSLKPGESSSLKINYGGGNGKLRTTIYMPSTIAKGEILLNNNSLLNIENVQGMDEHIMELKSIPRQNIITFKHLETNTTYFPKEMRISNILLYNTEYVKPELSMEETNIPEIIHKEQELEITVSNKGESTPDKAMIVVMSLGNVVARRKIKKLDPGEKTTEKIKIKLQPGEYELVFRIIWGKLSKTWYKDIRYRVKVVE from the coding sequence ATGGTTGAAGGTAAATTGTTGAAATTTGTTGAGAAAAAGTTTAGTGGAGACATAATATATACGTCTGCAATACCAAATACGAGAATAGGCGGGTTAATACCTTCTAGACAAACAATTCCGCTTAGCCTTGTACATCCTAAAAATGCTGAGCTAGAATATGCATTACTAGATATAGGAGTATTGGTGCCTTCCCAGCATATTAATTGGCGAGTAAAACTAAACGGTATTAGTGTTACTAAGGAGTTCAAACCACATATAATGTCTCCCGCTGGAAACCTATACTTTGCAAAACTAGTCTATGATGTAACCAGTATAATTAAAACGCCTGAAGGACTACGTAGGAGGAGGGCAAATATTACTTTTAAACTCGAAGGAGGAGATCATATAATTATTGAGCAACTAGCAATTCTAGCACTCTACAGTAGTAGTGAGGCAGAATCCACATTAACATATTATAGTGGAGCACTTAGTTTAAAACCCGGAGAATCTTCATCGCTAAAAATAAATTATGGAGGCGGCAATGGAAAGCTTAGAACAACAATATATATGCCCAGCACAATTGCTAAAGGAGAGATACTTCTGAATAATAATTCATTATTAAACATTGAAAATGTGCAGGGAATGGATGAACATATTATGGAACTAAAAAGTATACCTAGACAAAACATTATTACATTTAAACACTTAGAAACAAATACAACATATTTCCCCAAAGAAATGAGGATCTCGAATATACTACTATACAATACAGAATATGTGAAGCCAGAGCTTAGCATGGAAGAAACAAATATTCCAGAAATTATCCATAAAGAACAAGAATTAGAGATCACTGTTTCAAACAAGGGTGAAAGCACACCAGATAAAGCAATGATTGTTGTAATGAGCCTAGGCAACGTGGTTGCTCGTCGAAAAATCAAAAAATTAGATCCGGGAGAGAAAACTACTGAAAAGATAAAAATAAAACTGCAACCAGGAGAATACGAGCTAGTATTTAGAATTATATGGGGTAAATTATCCAAAACATGGTATAAAGATATCAGGTATAGGGTAAAAGTGGTAGAATAG
- a CDS encoding DUF4129 domain-containing protein, translated as MLAKIVLKKIYVWFFLTVFVFMTLISMITYGEVQRNDKYVPTDTYPMDENKLLQQLSLLKQLNDSIVNSYVSEINQSIQNGDYEKAYMLLNELNNYLKTKYNSDLNSNMDLAKTISLIDSIQNLTENGVEVNLTSYLYELGKLLNNESLIQDAYKLRHGEVVNNDLISELINYMKQYKGGVRETSGSETINPRNPLEGGVQENPLVNIFNFPNIGVSNASVFNPPTIPLFNFSKYFNIILYIIMGSLVLAVLYYVRQPIRQYLDILFTKIDEKKMIIKARIGKTTLSRAIMLYYKWYSIAKRHGYRRKPSETPRELLSKIRIEDLRTIGEHVTRIYEENVYGKYEVDEALISKVERELRSLFISKNR; from the coding sequence ATGTTGGCCAAAATAGTATTGAAAAAAATATATGTGTGGTTCTTTCTCACAGTATTTGTATTTATGACTCTCATATCCATGATTACATATGGAGAGGTTCAAAGAAACGATAAATACGTACCTACCGATACCTATCCCATGGATGAAAATAAACTACTACAACAGCTCTCCTTGCTAAAACAATTAAATGACTCCATAGTTAATAGTTATGTATCAGAAATAAATCAGTCAATACAGAATGGCGATTATGAAAAAGCATATATGTTGTTGAACGAGTTAAATAATTATTTAAAAACAAAATACAATAGTGATCTAAACTCTAATATGGATTTAGCAAAAACTATCTCGTTAATCGATTCTATACAAAATCTAACTGAGAATGGGGTGGAAGTTAATCTTACTAGTTACCTATACGAGTTAGGCAAGCTACTAAACAATGAATCGCTAATCCAAGATGCTTATAAGCTTAGACATGGAGAAGTGGTAAATAATGATCTTATCTCAGAGCTTATTAATTATATGAAACAATATAAGGGCGGTGTTAGAGAGACATCCGGATCAGAGACTATTAATCCAAGAAATCCCCTTGAAGGTGGAGTCCAAGAAAATCCGCTTGTTAATATTTTCAATTTCCCCAATATCGGTGTCTCCAATGCTAGTGTATTTAATCCCCCAACTATTCCATTATTTAATTTCAGCAAATACTTCAACATAATATTATATATAATTATGGGATCCCTTGTTCTCGCCGTATTATACTATGTTCGCCAACCAATAAGACAATACTTAGATATATTATTTACAAAAATAGATGAGAAAAAAATGATTATAAAGGCCAGAATAGGAAAAACAACATTATCTCGAGCAATAATGCTATACTATAAATGGTATAGTATTGCGAAGAGACATGGATATAGGAGAAAACCTTCTGAAACACCACGTGAATTATTAAGTAAAATAAGAATTGAAGATCTGAGAACTATCGGAGAACATGTAACAAGGATCTATGAGGAAAATGTTTATGGTAAATACGAGGTTGATGAAGCATTAATTAGTAAGGTTGAACGTGAGCTGAGGAGTCTATTTATTAGTAAAAATAGGTGA
- a CDS encoding BtpA/SgcQ family protein, translated as MKLYGMVHLPPLPNSPQYRGEKIDVILKYAINEAEKLVKAGFDGVVIENYMDYPFPIYEKDPVKLRLIEYIARKIREKFPNVLVGLNILRNSGLESLDIACRNNLDFIRVNVYMETVLAPEGIIKPLAYELIKYKERNGCNVKVYADVNVKHSQPLMSYTMVLRNMCSRGLVDGVIVSGEHTGYPTPVSRVYVAKKICSDKEIIVGSGVNHQNIGLYIGLADAVIVGTSIKNEGITSNPVNIQKAMSLVKRVRRIKNRLFKGLGINT; from the coding sequence GTGAAACTATACGGTATGGTTCATCTTCCACCTCTTCCAAATTCTCCTCAATATCGTGGTGAGAAAATAGATGTTATATTGAAGTATGCGATTAATGAGGCTGAAAAGCTTGTAAAGGCCGGGTTTGATGGTGTGGTTATCGAAAACTATATGGATTATCCTTTCCCAATATATGAGAAGGACCCTGTTAAGCTGAGGCTTATAGAATATATTGCTAGAAAAATTAGAGAGAAGTTTCCTAATGTATTGGTCGGCTTAAATATTCTGAGAAATAGTGGTTTAGAATCACTAGATATAGCTTGTAGGAATAACCTGGACTTTATACGTGTAAACGTCTATATGGAAACTGTTCTAGCACCTGAAGGCATAATTAAGCCGTTAGCCTATGAGCTTATAAAATATAAGGAGAGGAACGGATGCAATGTAAAGGTCTATGCTGATGTAAATGTGAAACATTCACAGCCACTTATGAGTTATACTATGGTTTTAAGAAATATGTGTAGTAGAGGATTAGTTGATGGAGTAATAGTTTCTGGTGAACATACAGGATACCCAACACCTGTATCAAGGGTTTATGTGGCTAAGAAGATTTGTAGTGATAAAGAGATCATTGTTGGTAGCGGAGTTAATCATCAAAATATAGGATTATATATTGGTTTAGCTGATGCGGTAATTGTTGGAACAAGTATAAAGAATGAAGGTATCACATCTAATCCAGTAAATATTCAGAAAGCTATGAGTTTGGTGAAACGAGTTAGGCGGATTAAAAATAGATTATTTAAGGGTTTAGGCATAAATACTTGA
- a CDS encoding YkgJ family cysteine cluster protein encodes MTRYYVLKPGDKIRYTCRRSGRCCSTGPNVALTAYDICRIARYMNVDWRELRGKYIIAIIADMIAIPALRGMGDGKCAFLQYKNGVPTCKIYPARPLRCRLYPFIPASPSNPNKIYVDPYCPGVGVGEEIEPPWKLLHQYYWEVTKHYSRIYELVFKEGYEPLDALEKLIDEVCREAENNPEWTSYEYLDKLYNR; translated from the coding sequence TTGACTAGGTATTACGTGCTTAAACCTGGAGATAAAATACGTTATACATGTAGAAGAAGCGGTAGATGCTGTAGTACCGGGCCAAATGTTGCTTTGACAGCATATGATATATGTAGAATAGCTAGATACATGAATGTTGATTGGAGAGAGCTTAGAGGTAAATATATTATAGCTATTATAGCAGACATGATCGCCATACCGGCACTTAGGGGAATGGGAGATGGCAAATGTGCTTTCCTTCAATACAAAAATGGTGTTCCTACATGTAAAATATACCCTGCTAGACCGCTTAGATGCCGCCTTTACCCATTCATTCCAGCTTCACCCAGCAATCCTAACAAGATATATGTAGACCCTTACTGTCCAGGAGTCGGGGTAGGCGAAGAAATAGAGCCTCCATGGAAACTACTACACCAGTACTATTGGGAGGTAACAAAACATTATAGTAGAATCTATGAGTTAGTGTTTAAAGAAGGCTATGAACCATTAGACGCGTTAGAAAAACTTATCGATGAAGTATGCAGAGAAGCTGAGAATAATCCTGAATGGACTAGTTATGAATATCTGGATAAACTATATAATAGATAA